The following proteins are co-located in the Cetobacterium sp. NK01 genome:
- a CDS encoding FAD binding domain-containing protein, with protein MIKKYFIPETIEEAISLKNQYKEIGKYLAGGTILNLSFNKKKYEVYIDLRKLNLDEIKKNEKGNLEIGACVTFQKLISSEIIPEQLKKAAMLMENRNIRNIATIGGNIVGGKTVGDLIPTLIVLEAMVKVYGEEKLVLVEEYILGKDERFIEKIIIEEKNLEKLYGVRAHSRTSDDLSLIGAAVTYNKDQEKIKDIRIAVGGVASTVIRLKDIEKELEGTILEKQLLTHLIRNYVEPLTDFRGSKEFKAYLAGELVAECFEIA; from the coding sequence ATGATAAAAAAATATTTTATACCAGAGACAATAGAAGAAGCCATTTCATTAAAGAATCAATATAAAGAAATTGGAAAATATCTTGCAGGTGGAACAATATTAAATCTTTCATTTAATAAAAAAAAATATGAAGTATATATAGATCTTAGAAAATTAAATTTAGATGAAATAAAGAAAAATGAAAAAGGAAACTTAGAAATTGGAGCATGTGTGACATTTCAAAAATTAATAAGTAGTGAGATTATACCTGAACAACTAAAAAAAGCAGCGATGTTAATGGAAAATAGAAATATAAGAAATATAGCTACAATTGGTGGAAACATTGTAGGTGGAAAAACGGTAGGAGACCTTATTCCAACTTTAATTGTTTTAGAAGCAATGGTTAAAGTTTATGGAGAAGAAAAATTGGTTTTAGTTGAAGAGTATATATTAGGAAAAGATGAGAGATTTATTGAAAAAATAATAATCGAAGAGAAGAATCTTGAAAAACTTTATGGAGTAAGAGCTCATTCAAGAACTTCTGATGATTTATCATTAATTGGAGCAGCTGTTACTTATAATAAAGATCAAGAAAAAATAAAAGATATAAGAATAGCCGTAGGTGGCGTAGCTTCAACAGTTATAAGATTAAAAGATATAGAAAAAGAGTTAGAAGGAACGATATTAGAAAAACAATTGTTGACACACCTAATTAGAAATTATGTAGAACCATTAACAGATTTTCGTGGTTCAAAAGAGTTTAAAGCTTATTTAGCTGGAGAGTTAGTAGCTGAATGTTTTGAAATTGCTTAG
- a CDS encoding molybdopterin cofactor-binding domain-containing protein has product MDKIKFKLNGVEKEFFGDKCQSAKVFLRNQGILSMREGCDGDGNCGLCNIILDGKTVNSCLLLVGQIEGREIYTVEFFSDKKKIDTLQEAMILAGVIQCGYCSPSIYLALKTLLDNVEKPTREDISDALSSILCRCTGYEQMYDVIDIYKKLLAGEKIERANSEKEMRVIGKSVCKIDSPKLVKGEKAFVEDFVASDACFLKVLGSPHASAYVTKIDVSKAEKLPGVVYILTHENSPKTVYGRSGQSYPEPSPYDRRLIGQKVYHEGDRVAAVVAESLEIAEKAIELIEVEYEVLKPVVTLEDAMSGEILVHGGPVYFKDGNLRGYEEHNAKADPRETPIFWNFPIGGDQRTNMVAKTGGKMGDVELAFSKSDAIIEREYRTKKVHCCPSEPHVCYTEIVDGRLVVHASTQVPGHARRIISSILGISENKIRVIKEAVGGGFGVKQDVLMEDLASYLTWITGKSIYYRYSREEEFIAATSRHDMKIKVKLGANKDGKLNAIQMNVYSNTGAFGNHCMTVSKNSCAVPLPLFNVENIKFDIDIFYSNLPNAGAYRGYGAPQGTYALMTCIAELAKEIGVDYLDILRKNTVRSGDAMELLAQMAEVGKGSAEIIESCGLIDTIEKAAKMIDWRNKKESEKPHIKVGQGVAIVQQKSGIPNVDTGNAIIKQLNDGTFIVHMGGTDLGTGMNTIAVQAVSEHLKLDMDKIHIIAADTDNTPFDVGAYASSGTHFSIGAVLNASKEMESKMLESASFYMNEPKEDLKLVYPMKIVGKNSEMSYADLAFKTQSGKGCGQLIANANFTTHLHAFPYATHICEVEVNTNTGEVNVTKYYAIHDCGVPMNPVLAKGQIFGAVIQSIGHSLYEEMIFDKDGHMLNANFMDYKVAKIKDIPKDFRVEFVETYEDKEEYGPRKSVGELSINGASPAIATAIHDAVGVWIREWPFTPEKILKELGKI; this is encoded by the coding sequence ATGGATAAAATAAAATTTAAATTAAATGGTGTAGAAAAAGAGTTTTTTGGAGATAAATGTCAATCAGCAAAGGTATTTTTGAGAAATCAAGGAATTCTTTCAATGAGAGAAGGATGCGATGGAGATGGAAACTGTGGTTTATGCAATATAATATTAGATGGAAAAACTGTTAATTCATGTCTATTATTAGTTGGACAAATTGAAGGAAGAGAGATATATACTGTAGAATTTTTTTCTGATAAAAAGAAAATAGATACACTTCAAGAAGCAATGATTTTAGCAGGAGTTATTCAATGTGGATACTGTTCTCCATCAATTTATCTTGCACTAAAAACACTTTTAGATAATGTTGAGAAACCGACAAGGGAAGATATTTCAGATGCATTATCATCAATTTTATGTCGATGTACAGGTTATGAGCAGATGTATGATGTAATTGATATTTATAAAAAACTTTTAGCTGGAGAAAAAATAGAGAGAGCAAATTCTGAAAAAGAGATGAGAGTAATAGGAAAATCTGTTTGTAAAATTGATTCTCCAAAGCTTGTAAAAGGAGAAAAAGCTTTTGTTGAAGATTTTGTAGCTTCAGATGCTTGTTTTTTAAAAGTTTTAGGATCACCTCATGCAAGTGCTTATGTAACAAAAATTGATGTATCAAAAGCAGAAAAATTACCTGGAGTAGTTTATATATTAACACATGAAAACTCTCCGAAAACTGTTTATGGAAGATCAGGACAGAGTTATCCAGAGCCATCGCCTTATGATAGAAGATTGATAGGACAAAAAGTTTATCATGAAGGAGACAGGGTAGCAGCAGTGGTTGCTGAGAGTCTAGAAATAGCAGAAAAAGCTATAGAACTTATAGAGGTAGAATATGAAGTTTTAAAACCAGTAGTAACATTAGAAGATGCTATGAGTGGAGAGATTTTAGTTCATGGTGGACCTGTATATTTTAAAGATGGAAATTTAAGAGGATACGAAGAGCATAATGCAAAAGCTGATCCAAGAGAAACACCAATATTTTGGAATTTTCCAATAGGTGGAGATCAAAGAACAAACATGGTAGCTAAAACTGGCGGAAAAATGGGAGATGTAGAATTAGCGTTTTCAAAATCTGATGCAATAATAGAGCGAGAATATAGAACAAAAAAAGTTCATTGTTGTCCTTCAGAGCCACATGTATGTTATACAGAGATTGTAGATGGAAGATTAGTTGTTCATGCTTCAACACAAGTTCCAGGACATGCTAGAAGAATAATCTCAAGTATTTTAGGAATTTCAGAAAATAAGATAAGAGTTATAAAAGAGGCTGTTGGAGGAGGGTTTGGAGTTAAACAAGACGTATTGATGGAAGATTTAGCTTCATATTTAACTTGGATAACAGGAAAATCTATCTACTATAGATACTCAAGAGAAGAGGAATTTATAGCAGCAACTTCGAGACATGATATGAAAATAAAAGTTAAATTAGGAGCTAATAAGGATGGAAAGCTAAATGCTATTCAAATGAATGTTTACTCTAATACAGGAGCTTTTGGAAATCATTGTATGACTGTATCAAAAAATAGTTGTGCAGTACCACTGCCTTTATTTAACGTAGAAAATATAAAATTTGATATAGATATATTCTACTCTAACCTTCCTAATGCTGGAGCTTATAGAGGTTATGGAGCACCACAAGGAACCTATGCATTAATGACATGTATAGCTGAGTTAGCGAAAGAGATTGGTGTAGATTATTTAGATATCCTAAGAAAAAATACTGTTAGATCAGGGGATGCAATGGAACTTTTAGCTCAAATGGCTGAAGTTGGAAAAGGAAGTGCTGAAATTATTGAGAGTTGTGGATTGATAGATACTATTGAGAAAGCTGCAAAAATGATAGATTGGAGAAATAAAAAAGAAAGTGAAAAACCTCATATAAAAGTAGGGCAAGGAGTTGCTATAGTTCAACAAAAGTCAGGAATTCCAAATGTTGATACTGGAAATGCCATTATAAAGCAATTAAACGATGGAACATTTATAGTGCATATGGGAGGTACAGATTTAGGAACAGGGATGAATACAATAGCTGTGCAGGCTGTGTCAGAGCATCTGAAATTAGACATGGATAAAATACATATAATAGCTGCAGATACAGATAATACTCCTTTTGATGTGGGGGCATATGCATCATCAGGAACACACTTTTCTATAGGAGCAGTTTTAAATGCTAGCAAAGAAATGGAAAGTAAGATGTTAGAGTCAGCTTCGTTCTATATGAATGAACCAAAAGAAGATTTAAAACTTGTTTATCCAATGAAAATAGTTGGAAAAAATAGTGAGATGAGTTATGCTGATTTAGCTTTTAAAACACAGAGTGGTAAAGGTTGTGGGCAATTAATAGCAAATGCAAACTTTACAACACATTTACATGCATTTCCATATGCTACTCATATTTGTGAAGTAGAAGTTAATACAAATACTGGAGAGGTTAATGTAACTAAATATTATGCAATTCATGATTGTGGAGTGCCTATGAATCCAGTTTTAGCAAAGGGACAAATATTTGGAGCTGTTATTCAGTCAATTGGTCATTCGTTATATGAAGAGATGATTTTTGATAAAGATGGCCATATGTTAAATGCAAACTTTATGGATTATAAGGTAGCTAAAATAAAGGATATACCAAAAGATTTCAGAGTAGAATTTGTAGAAACTTATGAAGATAAAGAGGAATATGGACCTAGAAAATCAGTTGGAGAGTTATCGATAAATGGGGCATCTCCAGCTATAGCAACTGCAATTCATGATGCGGTAGGAGTATGGATAAGAGAATGGCCATTCACTCCAGAAAAAATATTAAAAGAACTTGGAAAAATTTAA
- a CDS encoding 4Fe-4S binding protein, giving the protein MADLRVTLAGLKYANPVIVGAGPTSKDADICREAVENGAAGVVAKTVSSEPAKVPKPCMQDFKGKYFLNTELWSEHSVEYWVEKEYKKCKFKDEPLIIGMGYVAADIEKVVPLVDEFADAYEISAHYVGRDITPMLETLAAAKKHTKKPVFMKISPGIPDISETARILEEHGADGLVAMNSYGPCLSIDIETGMPYMGSNTGYGWLSGPAIKPIMLRHVFELAKGVKNIPVFAVGGISTGKDVVEAFMAGASAVQVCTQGIIEGPKAYGRIVKELNEWMDSHGYENLDQIKGLTIKKTKERVKANYETNIPELKDGCIGCGICVKVCPYHAIKLEDKKPIFNKELCFGCGVCTSQCPKNVLDIIRY; this is encoded by the coding sequence ATGGCAGATTTAAGAGTAACATTAGCAGGATTAAAATATGCAAATCCAGTTATAGTAGGAGCAGGACCAACATCAAAAGATGCTGATATATGTAGAGAAGCAGTAGAAAATGGAGCAGCAGGAGTAGTAGCAAAAACTGTTTCATCAGAACCAGCAAAAGTACCAAAGCCATGTATGCAGGATTTTAAAGGAAAATATTTCCTAAATACAGAATTATGGTCAGAGCATTCAGTTGAGTATTGGGTAGAAAAAGAGTATAAAAAATGTAAATTTAAAGATGAGCCTTTAATAATTGGAATGGGTTATGTAGCAGCTGATATTGAAAAAGTAGTACCTTTGGTAGATGAATTTGCAGATGCATATGAAATTTCTGCTCATTATGTAGGAAGAGATATTACACCAATGTTAGAAACTTTAGCGGCAGCAAAAAAACATACTAAAAAACCTGTATTTATGAAAATTTCACCAGGTATTCCTGATATTTCAGAAACAGCTAGAATCTTGGAAGAGCATGGAGCAGATGGATTGGTAGCGATGAATTCTTATGGACCATGTTTATCGATAGATATAGAAACAGGTATGCCATATATGGGTTCTAATACAGGGTATGGATGGCTATCTGGACCTGCAATAAAGCCAATTATGTTAAGACATGTCTTTGAGCTTGCAAAAGGAGTAAAAAATATACCGGTATTTGCAGTTGGTGGTATTTCAACAGGAAAAGATGTTGTTGAAGCATTTATGGCAGGAGCATCAGCAGTTCAGGTTTGTACTCAAGGAATTATAGAGGGACCAAAAGCTTACGGAAGAATAGTAAAAGAGTTAAATGAATGGATGGATTCTCATGGATATGAGAATTTAGATCAAATAAAAGGTTTAACTATTAAAAAGACAAAAGAGAGAGTAAAAGCAAATTATGAAACTAATATTCCAGAATTAAAAGATGGATGTATAGGCTGTGGAATTTGTGTTAAAGTTTGTCCTTATCATGCGATAAAATTAGAAGATAAAAAACCTATATTTAATAAAGAACTTTGTTTTGGATGTGGTGTATGTACCTCTCAATGTCCTAAAAATGTTTTAGACATTATAAGATACTAG
- a CDS encoding uracil-xanthine permease family protein, with the protein MALVLRVDEKPKSIGEWLLLSFQHIFASFSGIVTVPIIFASALGFDKIQTGEMIADILIVSGIVTIFQSKGVGFLGSRLPQVMGSNFTFIGPGLSIGLAASAIAGGSPEAGYAAILGASMLGSLVQIFLGGFTGKIRRIFPPIVQGIVVSLIGLTILGVAVDWFAGGHGAEDYGSITNIVLGLTVMFITIGLNQYGKGILSSGSIFFGIVVGYLLAFFMGKLDLSILTQTQSIYFPTPLKYGMTFKIEYVLPFAIAYLVAMVEATGDTLACAKVSEVDMKDNKRLSGSILLGGVGSFVGALFNATPTTTFSQNTGVVSITGVASRYVVMGSGALLIVMGLIPKIGALVSVMPQPVLGGAAIVMFGTIAAVGIGIFQEVEFNNGNMLIVGISISAGLAVTLRPQLLQNLPTFISTILSSGITTGTLVGVTMNLLFNGVEKQSDVEKDNIEIETEGI; encoded by the coding sequence ATGGCTTTAGTATTGAGAGTAGATGAAAAACCTAAAAGTATAGGAGAGTGGCTATTGCTCTCCTTTCAACATATATTTGCTTCATTTAGTGGAATTGTTACAGTGCCAATTATTTTTGCATCGGCATTAGGATTTGACAAAATTCAGACGGGAGAAATGATAGCAGATATACTTATTGTATCTGGAATAGTTACTATTTTTCAAAGTAAAGGAGTGGGATTTTTAGGAAGTCGGTTACCTCAAGTTATGGGATCAAATTTTACATTTATTGGACCGGGGCTTTCTATTGGATTAGCAGCATCTGCTATAGCTGGGGGATCGCCAGAAGCTGGTTATGCTGCAATATTAGGTGCGTCAATGCTGGGATCGCTAGTACAAATTTTTTTAGGAGGATTTACAGGTAAAATTAGAAGAATATTTCCTCCAATAGTTCAAGGAATAGTAGTATCTTTAATAGGTCTTACGATTTTAGGAGTAGCTGTAGATTGGTTTGCAGGAGGCCATGGAGCAGAAGATTATGGTAGTATTACAAATATAGTTTTGGGATTAACAGTTATGTTTATAACAATTGGTCTTAATCAATATGGAAAAGGAATTTTATCTTCAGGATCAATTTTTTTTGGAATAGTTGTAGGATATTTATTAGCTTTTTTTATGGGAAAATTAGATCTTTCAATTCTTACCCAAACCCAAAGCATATATTTTCCAACTCCCTTAAAATATGGAATGACGTTCAAAATTGAGTATGTTCTTCCTTTTGCCATTGCATATTTAGTTGCCATGGTAGAGGCAACTGGAGATACTTTGGCATGTGCGAAAGTATCGGAAGTTGATATGAAAGATAACAAAAGATTATCAGGATCAATTTTATTAGGAGGAGTTGGGAGTTTTGTTGGAGCATTGTTTAATGCAACACCAACGACAACATTTAGCCAAAATACAGGAGTAGTTTCTATAACAGGAGTAGCAAGTAGATATGTTGTTATGGGATCAGGAGCATTGTTAATAGTAATGGGGCTTATTCCCAAAATAGGAGCTTTAGTTTCTGTAATGCCACAGCCAGTTTTAGGAGGAGCAGCAATAGTTATGTTTGGAACAATAGCAGCTGTAGGAATAGGAATTTTTCAAGAGGTGGAATTTAATAATGGAAACATGCTTATAGTTGGAATATCTATAAGTGCTGGATTAGCGGTAACATTGAGACCGCAATTATTACAAAACCTACCTACTTTTATATCTACTATTTTATCTTCAGGAATAACAACTGGAACTTTAGTTGGAGTTACTATGAATTTGTTATTTAATGGAGTTGAAAAGCAAAGTGATGTAGAAAAAGATAATATAGAAATAGAAACAGAAGGTATATAA